From the Capnocytophaga sp. oral taxon 878 genome, the window ACACAGCCCTTGATACTATTAAAAGCTTGGCTAATGACTTTATGCAACTGCTTGACCAACACGGATTGGGCAAGGACGCTTTTAATAGAGGGTATGTGTATAACTTCTTTAATGAACTAACATTTGACCCACAGAAAGAACCTTCGTGGGGTACGGTTTGGCAAGAGAATATGCTAAACGGAGAACCTCTATATGGAAAAACTGCTGCTAAGAAACTAAATACAGCCCTTATAGACTCATTACAACCTGATATTATAAGACTTTTTATGGGCATACAAGAGTCTTTTGGGGAGCTTGCTTTTGCCCGTAATGCTTTGAGGTATGTAGTGCCATTGGCATTGCTAAATAGAATACAAAGAGAGATAGAACTTATAAAAGAAGAAGAGAATATTTTGCCGATATGGGAATTTAACGGAGTTATATCATCGGAGCTTAGTAACCAGCCTGCTCCTTTTATTTATGAGCGTATAGGTGAAAGGTATCGGCATTATTTTATTGATGAGTTTCAAGATACATCGGTATTGCAATGGCAGAATTTTATTCCGCTTATACTTAATGCTGTGCAGAGTGAGGTAGCTAAACAACAAGGCTCGGTACTGTTGGTAGGGGATGCTAAGCAATCAATCTACCGATGGAGAGGAGGAAAGGCAGAACAGTTTATGAGTTTGTATTCGGGTGTGGAGAACCCTTTTTTTATAGAAGGGGAGACCCGTAGCTTGGATGATAATTACCGCAGCTTAGAAGAGATTATAAATTTTAATAATAACTTTTTTAAGTTTGCAGCTGAACAGTTTGAAACTAAGCAATACAGAGAATTATATGATAATGCTATTCAAAACTATCCTAAAAGCAAAGAAAGTAAAAAACTACCAGAAGGCTATTTGAATGTTACTTTTGTTGAAATAGGAGAAGAGGAAGCACAAGAAGAAAATCAGCTTACAGTAGCACTTAGCCCACGAGAACAAACCTATTGTGATGCAATATGGGAGAAAATACAACACGCTAATAGTGCAGGAGCGGTAGATAAAGATATTACCATACTGGTACGTACCAATAAAGAAGGAGCGGCAGTGGCTTCATACTTATCGGGGAAAGGGAAGAATGTAATTTCACCAGACTCATTATTACTGAAGAATGTGCCTTCGGTACAGTTTCTAGTATCATTGCTTCGGTTGTTATATCACCCTGAAAGTGAAGAGTTAAAAGTACAGTTGCTCTTTGATTATATCAGGATGAAAAAAATAACTGAAGCACATTTATTTTTAAGTAAATACGTGCCAGAGCCTATAAACACATTCTTTGCTGAGTATAACTTTTCAATGGAACAGTTTAACCAATATTCATTATATGAGGGAGTGGCATTGGCAGTGAACTGTTTTGAATTGGCACGGACATCGGATGCGTACCTTACTCATTTTATGGATATTATTTTTGATTTCAAAAATGCTAGAAAAGGAGGCTTAGCTGACTTTTTGGAGTATTGGGATGAACAAGAAAAAAACCTTAGTATCAGTTCGCCAGAAGGGCTGGATGCTATAACTGTAATGACTATACACAAGAGTAAAGGGCTTTCGGCACCGGTGATTATTTATGCTTTTGCAGATAGTAAACTCATAGACCCCCACTCGGAGAAGTTGTGGTTTAAGGTAGATAAAAGCCAATATAACGGTTTTGACTATCTGCTTATAAGTAGCAATAAAAGTTTGGAGAACTACAGTGCAGAGGCTGCTGCTTTGCTTACGCAACAACGCGAGCAAAACCGTTTAGACCAAATAAATGTGCTGTATGTGGCAATGACCCGTCCTGAATCTTTCTTATATGTGATTACCTCCTTACCTAAAAAGGGAGGAGAAACTTATGGTACCCTTTTTCAGCAATTTTTGGCTCAAAAAGGCTGGTGGAATGATAATGTGGTAGAATATGCTTTTGGCAGCCCAATATTCCCAGAAAAGAAAGGCAAAACAGAAAACCAACAACAGCCTATCCCCTTCCAAAGAGGCTGGCAGGTACCTAACTACAAAATAGCTACTGGGGCATCATTATTATGGGATACTCATAAGCAAGAAGCCTTAGAACGCGGTAACCTTATACACGAGCTTTTTGCTAAAATTACCTACTCTACTGACCTTGAAAGAGTGCTTGCGGATGCCCTTGAAGAAGGAACTATTACTGCTGAACAATATGAATTGCTACTACCCCAAATGGAACAACTACTTACAGATGCTACTATAGCCCCTTTCTTCAGTAAGGATTATGAGTATTTTACCGAGCGTGAGTTTCTTGATAATGAAGGTAACTATTTTCGTCCTGATAGGTTGGCCTATAAGCCAGAGACCCGTGAGGTATATATTATTGATTATAAAACAGGTAGCCCTAACAATAAATATCACCAACAATTACATTACTACGAAACAAACCTAAAAGCTATGGACTGGCAGGTGAAAGGCAAGTACTTAGTGTATTTAGACCAAGGAGTAGTGGTGAAATCTTAAAACAAGTATTTTGCAGATGAAAAACATTATTATTATTTTAATAACTTTAATTTTGGTGGCTTGTAACCCCAAAAATCCTTATGAGGGAACAACTGTTAAGCTAACAGAAATCAAAAGCTTTGCTTTGCCTAAAATAAGCATTAGGGCGATGGTATTACTATCGGATGGGAATGTAGCTTTTGCGGGCTCGGATGCTACTTTTGGCTTTATTAATACTCAGAACTATACTATTGCGGTTTCTGATATGAAGAATAGGGGGGTGATTTCGGACTTTAGGTCTGTAGCAGCTACTACACAGAATGTTTTTATACTTTCGATAGGCAACCCAGCCCTGCTATATAAAGCTGAACAAAGTGGAATGAAAGAAGTGTACCGAGAGGAACACCCTGCTGTATTTTACGATGCAATATGCTTTATAGATGACCAATTTGGTATAGCTGTGGGCGACCCTATTGAAGGACGTATGTCGGTAATAACAAGTCATGATAAAGGTGCGCAATGGGAAAAGCAAACTTGGTCACAGACTCCTAAATTGGAAGAAGGAGAGGCTGTATTTGCTGCGAGCAATTCGGCATTGACTCATATTGGCAATAAAATATGGGTGGTGACTGGTGGCACTAAAAGTAGAGTGTTCTACTCGGAGAATAAAGGCTATAAATGGCAGGAACTTGCTACCTTGCCTCTGGTACAGGGTAACCCTACGCAAGGCGCTTTTTCGGTAGCTTTTTACGATGAAAAGCAGGGTATAGTTGTAGGAGGAGACTACCAACATCCTACTGAACGTAAAGGCAGTGCTGCCCTTACCTTTGATGGGGGAAAAACGTGGGAGGCTATTACCCCTGATAAGGCTATGGGGTATGCTAGCTGTGTGAGGTATATTCCTAACAGTGCAGGTTATGGATTAATAGCTACTTCGGCAAATGGTATTTTCTTTTCTAACAATAGGGGGGATAGCTGGCAACAGCTTACTGGTGACGGTAATTACTACAGCTTCCTTTTTGTAGATGAGCAGACTATTGTAGTGTCGGGGAGTGAAAAGATTAGTGTATTTAAGGTTGGTATAGATAAGAGATAATAAAAGTAGGGGGATTACTTGATAAACTTTTTATAGGCTTCTCTCAGGGCATCGGCTTGGGCTTTGTGAGGACTTTTAGTGCTCATATCATCAAAATAGTGGAAAGATACTATTTTGCTAACTTTAGGGATAGAACGTGCTGTAAGCAATTGTTGTTTTACCCTATCAAAAGAGGCAGGCTGATAAGGATACTTACCATTGGGTGATGCAAAGGTTTCTAAATCACTCCAAAAAACGCCTTTGTAATTTTTATTTTCTTCAAAGAGTCCGCGTTGTGCAGCCTCATAATAGCTGGCAAGGCGCTCAAGGGTTACGTGTTGTGCGCCCACACCATCTTGTAACATTATAATTTGCAAATTGCTTTTAGACAGTTCTGCCATAAAGTGTTGCAGCTGCTGGGGTGTGGAGAGTGAGCTATTCCAAAAGGCAGCAATAGACACTGGCTTGTTGTTCAGTTGGTGCAGGCGGTTGGAAATGCGATCTACAAAATGCTCTCTAAAAAGGCGAACTTTCTCATCGGTATTATAAGCGTTAGGCTCGGGCTCGTGAGGTATATACCAGCCTTTGAAGGCTGAATTTGTGCCAAACTGAGCTTGTATTTCTTCGGCTATGACAATACAATAATTGGCTTGTGTTTGTAGCCACGCCACATCGGTTTGGTGATCCCAATACGTATCATCAAAATGTAGCCCTATATGCACTTCTATCCCTTTTCGGCTGGCAGAGGCTAAAAGTTGTTGCAAGGTGTTTTTGCTCTTAGTGGCTGTGAATGTATTTGCTGAATTGAACCAAGTGATATTGTTGTAAGGATTTTTGAATGCAGTATATTGCACAATAAGAGTGTTCATCCCTACATCTTTGATTTCGGT encodes:
- a CDS encoding DUF4434 domain-containing protein — protein: MKKLFLFIILSVMFFLSCSRDNNTPNPELPAPPPLERKILTGTFIQLFGKDNWSEAQWDELLTEIKDVGMNTLIVQYTAFKNPYNNITWFNSANTFTATKSKNTLQQLLASASRKGIEVHIGLHFDDTYWDHQTDVAWLQTQANYCIVIAEEIQAQFGTNSAFKGWYIPHEPEPNAYNTDEKVRLFREHFVDRISNRLHQLNNKPVSIAAFWNSSLSTPQQLQHFMAELSKSNLQIIMLQDGVGAQHVTLERLASYYEAAQRGLFEENKNYKGVFWSDLETFASPNGKYPYQPASFDRVKQQLLTARSIPKVSKIVSFHYFDDMSTKSPHKAQADALREAYKKFIK
- a CDS encoding exodeoxyribonuclease V subunit beta, with the translated sequence MANYTIYNASAGSGKTYSLVKAYLQIILGSKHTDLFRHLLAITFTNKAVFEMKNRIIELLGEFSNDKMLYDPHPMFVELRKELKLTDKELQDRAAKTLEHILHNYAAFGISTIDGFNHQLIRRFSYDLHLNPFFEVQLDSQALLERAVDNLMSEAGNDPQLTDLLIQFSNEKIDEDKNWDTTAELLEVAQMLTEENHYEPLQLLKGKELTDFYALKNTLLKQRNTALDTIKSLANDFMQLLDQHGLGKDAFNRGYVYNFFNELTFDPQKEPSWGTVWQENMLNGEPLYGKTAAKKLNTALIDSLQPDIIRLFMGIQESFGELAFARNALRYVVPLALLNRIQREIELIKEEENILPIWEFNGVISSELSNQPAPFIYERIGERYRHYFIDEFQDTSVLQWQNFIPLILNAVQSEVAKQQGSVLLVGDAKQSIYRWRGGKAEQFMSLYSGVENPFFIEGETRSLDDNYRSLEEIINFNNNFFKFAAEQFETKQYRELYDNAIQNYPKSKESKKLPEGYLNVTFVEIGEEEAQEENQLTVALSPREQTYCDAIWEKIQHANSAGAVDKDITILVRTNKEGAAVASYLSGKGKNVISPDSLLLKNVPSVQFLVSLLRLLYHPESEELKVQLLFDYIRMKKITEAHLFLSKYVPEPINTFFAEYNFSMEQFNQYSLYEGVALAVNCFELARTSDAYLTHFMDIIFDFKNARKGGLADFLEYWDEQEKNLSISSPEGLDAITVMTIHKSKGLSAPVIIYAFADSKLIDPHSEKLWFKVDKSQYNGFDYLLISSNKSLENYSAEAAALLTQQREQNRLDQINVLYVAMTRPESFLYVITSLPKKGGETYGTLFQQFLAQKGWWNDNVVEYAFGSPIFPEKKGKTENQQQPIPFQRGWQVPNYKIATGASLLWDTHKQEALERGNLIHELFAKITYSTDLERVLADALEEGTITAEQYELLLPQMEQLLTDATIAPFFSKDYEYFTEREFLDNEGNYFRPDRLAYKPETREVYIIDYKTGSPNNKYHQQLHYYETNLKAMDWQVKGKYLVYLDQGVVVKS